One genomic region from Sciurus carolinensis chromosome 2, mSciCar1.2, whole genome shotgun sequence encodes:
- the Vti1b gene encoding vesicle transport through interaction with t-SNAREs homolog 1B, with the protein MATSAASSEHFEKLHEIFRGLHEDLRGAPERLLGTAGTEEKKKLIRDFDEKHQEANETLAEMEEELRYAPLSFRNPMMSKLRNYRKDLGKLHREVRSTPLTATPGGRGDMKFGTYTLENEHMNRLQSQRALLLQGTESLNRATQSIERSHRIATETDQIGSEIIEELGEQRDQLERTKNRLVNTSENLSKSRKILRSMSRKVTTNKLLLSVIILLELAILGGLVYYKFFRKH; encoded by the exons ATGGCCACCTCGGCCGCTTCCTCAGAGCATTTCGAGAAGCTACACGAAATCTTCCGCGGCCTCCATGAAGACCTACGAGGGGCGCCGGAGCGGCTACTGGGGACGGCCGGGACGG aagagaagaagaagttGATCAGAGATTTTGATGAAAAGCACCAGGAAGCAAATGAAACG CTGGCCGAGATGGAGGAAGAGCTACGGTATGCACCCCTTTCTTTCCGTAACCCCATGATGTCTAAGCTGCGAAACTACAGGAAGGACCTTGGCAAACTCCATCGGGAGGTGAGAAGCACTCCTTTGACAGCCACACCTGGGGGCCGAGGAGACATGAAGTTTGGCACATATACCTTAGAGAATGAGCATATG AATCGGCTACAGTCACAAAGGGCATTGCTTCTGCAAGGCACTGAAAGCCTAAACAGGGCCACTCAAAGTATTGAACGTTCTCATCGGATTGCTACAGAGACTGACCAGATTGGCTCAGAAATCATAGAAGAGCTGGGGGAACAAAGAGACCAGCTGGAACGTACCAAGAACAGA CTGGTAAACACAAGTGAAAACTTGAGCAAAAGTCGAAAGATTCTCCGTTCAATGTCCagaaa AGTGACAACCAACAAGCTGCTGCTTTCTGTCATCATCTTATTGGAGCTAGCTATCCTGGGAGGCCTGGTTTATTACAAATTCTTTCGCAAGCATTGA